A region of Cyanobium sp. ATX 6F1 DNA encodes the following proteins:
- a CDS encoding Rieske 2Fe-2S domain-containing protein → MGADQLWRRSWYPVAFSKDLEPDRPTAFTLLGDDLVLWFDRQASPEAPAGQWRAFADVCPHRLVPLSQGRLNDRGELECPYHGWSFNGQGHCTAIPQADPGISLDTPRSRCRPYATALGQGLLFVFAGDPAEAASVPLPLLPWLEEDPGSWTVQDSFRDLPYDALTLLENVLDVSHVPFTHHATVGKRESAGPVALELTSSGPEGFTGVWPEGPRQGSLGSQSTVFTGPCLMVHDLQGKGALRFQTVVYATPIRRGQCRLLVRLPFRFGSPWPGRLINLRPEWLQHLANHVVLEDDQLFLHAQERVLEERGGGKALVRACHLATRADTYVRALHDWVSAVGGGPFGEAPLPERLGQTPLLERYESHTRHCRSCRGADRRLAQLRPIAAVIGLLALLGAAWWGPGSAALASLAVALVAGLIWLQAGRWRQQLRAGHPLPPRNR, encoded by the coding sequence ATGGGAGCTGATCAGCTGTGGCGCCGCAGCTGGTACCCGGTGGCGTTCTCGAAGGATCTGGAGCCCGATCGCCCCACGGCCTTCACCCTGCTGGGCGATGACCTGGTGCTCTGGTTCGATCGCCAGGCGAGCCCGGAGGCCCCCGCCGGTCAGTGGCGTGCCTTCGCCGATGTCTGTCCCCATCGGCTGGTGCCCCTGTCCCAGGGACGCCTCAATGACCGCGGCGAGCTGGAGTGCCCCTACCACGGCTGGAGTTTCAACGGTCAGGGCCACTGCACCGCCATTCCCCAGGCCGACCCCGGCATCAGCCTCGACACCCCCCGCAGCCGCTGCCGCCCCTACGCCACCGCCCTTGGCCAGGGGCTGCTGTTCGTCTTCGCCGGCGATCCCGCCGAGGCCGCCAGCGTTCCACTGCCGCTGTTGCCCTGGCTTGAGGAGGACCCGGGCAGCTGGACCGTTCAGGACTCCTTCCGCGATCTCCCCTACGACGCCCTGACGCTGCTAGAGAACGTGCTGGACGTCAGCCATGTGCCCTTCACCCACCACGCCACCGTCGGCAAGCGTGAATCGGCGGGGCCGGTGGCCCTGGAGCTCACCTCCAGCGGGCCCGAGGGGTTCACCGGGGTCTGGCCGGAGGGCCCACGCCAGGGCAGCCTTGGCAGCCAGAGCACCGTGTTCACCGGCCCCTGCCTGATGGTCCATGACCTCCAGGGCAAGGGAGCGCTCCGCTTTCAGACGGTCGTGTACGCCACGCCGATCCGGCGCGGGCAGTGCCGCCTGCTCGTGCGTCTGCCCTTCCGTTTCGGCTCCCCCTGGCCGGGGCGGCTGATCAACCTGCGCCCCGAGTGGTTGCAGCATCTGGCGAACCACGTGGTGCTCGAAGACGACCAGTTGTTCCTGCACGCCCAGGAGCGTGTGCTGGAGGAACGCGGCGGCGGCAAGGCGTTGGTGCGCGCCTGCCATCTGGCCACCCGCGCGGACACCTACGTGCGTGCCCTGCATGACTGGGTGAGCGCTGTGGGCGGCGGGCCCTTCGGGGAGGCGCCCCTGCCGGAGCGCCTGGGCCAGACGCCCCTGCTGGAGCGCTACGAGAGCCACACGCGTCACTGCCGCAGCTGCCGCGGCGCCGACCGTCGCCTGGCCCAGTTACGTCCGATCGCGGCGGTCATCGGCCTGCTGGCCCTGCTGGGAGCCGCCTGGTGGGGGCCCGGCTCGGCGGCCCTGGCCTCCTTGGCTGTGGCCCTGGTGGCTGGCCTGATCTGGCTCCAGGCCGGCCGTTGGCGCCAGCAGCTGCGCGCCGGGCATCCCTTGCCCCCGCGCAACCGCTGA
- a CDS encoding LexA family protein, which translates to MRLPLATETVAAGFPSPADDYIDSGIDLNEQLIRHPSSTFFLRVSGESMNGAGIQHGDLLIVDRSLEPRPGQIVVAAFEGAFTLKRLAWHRGRLRLEAAHPAYPPIELELEHGGDVQIWGVAVHVIHPL; encoded by the coding sequence ATGCGCCTTCCCCTGGCCACCGAAACGGTGGCGGCCGGCTTCCCCAGCCCCGCCGACGACTACATCGACAGCGGCATCGACCTCAACGAGCAGCTGATCCGCCACCCCAGCAGCACCTTCTTCCTGCGAGTCAGCGGCGAGTCGATGAACGGCGCCGGCATCCAGCACGGCGACCTGCTGATCGTGGACCGCAGCCTCGAGCCGCGCCCCGGCCAGATCGTGGTGGCGGCCTTTGAGGGGGCCTTCACCCTCAAACGCCTGGCCTGGCACCGGGGCCGCCTGCGGCTGGAGGCGGCCCACCCCGCCTACCCACCGATCGAGCTGGAGCTGGAGCACGGCGGTGACGTGCAGATCTGGGGCGTGGCCGTGCACGTGATCCACCCGCTCTGA
- the rsmA gene encoding 16S rRNA (adenine(1518)-N(6)/adenine(1519)-N(6))-dimethyltransferase RsmA, whose amino-acid sequence MTFADHRARKRFGQHWLKDEAVLDRIVTAAELVPGDRVLEVGPGRGALTARLLASPAAVVRAVELDRDLVGGLREAFGADPRFELSEGDVLALPLPEADKVVANIPYNITGPLLERLVGRLDRPVERPYRRLVLLVQQEVGERIRARAGSSSFSALSVRMQLLARCSSVCPVPPRCFQPPPKVMSEVIALEPLAPEQRLEPELAAQVEQLLRRCFAARRKMLRNTLAGLLPNDRLETVTAAAGIDLRQRPQELAPERWVALAAGLNQASPTAPAAIAGPTASHG is encoded by the coding sequence ATGACCTTCGCGGACCACCGGGCACGCAAACGCTTCGGCCAGCACTGGTTGAAGGATGAGGCGGTGCTGGATCGGATCGTGACCGCCGCCGAGCTGGTGCCGGGCGACCGGGTGCTGGAGGTGGGTCCCGGTCGAGGCGCCCTGACCGCGCGGCTGCTGGCCTCGCCGGCGGCCGTGGTGCGGGCCGTTGAGCTGGACCGCGATCTGGTGGGAGGGCTGCGAGAGGCCTTCGGGGCGGATCCGCGCTTCGAACTCAGCGAGGGTGACGTGCTGGCCCTGCCCCTGCCGGAGGCCGACAAGGTGGTGGCGAACATCCCTTACAACATCACCGGCCCGCTCCTGGAACGGTTGGTGGGGCGGCTGGATCGGCCCGTGGAACGCCCCTACCGGCGGCTGGTGCTGCTGGTGCAGCAGGAGGTGGGCGAGCGCATCCGGGCCAGGGCCGGCAGCAGCAGCTTCAGTGCCCTGAGCGTGCGGATGCAGCTTCTGGCCCGCTGCAGCTCCGTCTGCCCGGTGCCGCCCCGCTGCTTTCAGCCGCCACCGAAGGTGATGTCGGAGGTGATTGCCCTGGAACCGCTGGCCCCCGAGCAAAGGCTGGAGCCGGAACTGGCCGCGCAGGTGGAGCAGCTGCTGCGGCGCTGCTTCGCCGCCCGGCGCAAGATGCTGCGCAACACCCTGGCCGGCCTGCTGCCGAACGATCGGCTGGAGACGGTCACCGCGGCGGCGGGCATCGACCTGCGCCAGCGGCCACAGGAATTGGCGCCGGAGCGCTGGGTGGCCCTGGCGGCCGGTTTGAATCAGGCCAGCCCCACCGCCCCCGCCGCCATCGCCGGCCCCACCGCATCCCATGGCTGA
- the ruvA gene encoding Holliday junction branch migration protein RuvA, producing MIGWLQGQLADRWQQGSRHGLLLLCHGVGYEVQITSRHWTALPAAGAELALATHQLIREDAWTLYGFAARSERDLFRELVAVSGVGPQMAVGLLGCLEPRELVRAIVQADLRLLSSAPGVGKRTAERLSVELRGRLEERFGEESPQLETAQGRALDRGTRPEADLEGPAPQGPTRDEVQLTLSALGYEALEINRALRAVGGAGLEASAGADVWLRESLRWLSRPAA from the coding sequence ATGATCGGCTGGCTGCAAGGGCAACTCGCCGATCGCTGGCAACAGGGCAGCCGCCACGGTCTGCTGCTGCTCTGCCATGGGGTGGGCTACGAGGTGCAGATCACCAGCCGCCACTGGACGGCGTTGCCGGCCGCCGGCGCTGAGCTCGCCCTGGCCACGCACCAACTGATCCGGGAGGACGCCTGGACCCTGTACGGCTTCGCCGCCCGCAGCGAGAGGGATCTGTTCCGCGAACTGGTGGCCGTGAGCGGCGTGGGGCCGCAGATGGCGGTGGGACTCCTGGGCTGCCTCGAACCCCGTGAACTGGTGCGAGCGATCGTGCAGGCCGACCTGCGCCTGCTCAGCTCGGCCCCCGGGGTGGGCAAGCGCACCGCCGAACGCCTGTCGGTGGAGCTGCGGGGCCGGCTGGAGGAACGCTTTGGCGAGGAATCCCCGCAGTTGGAGACAGCCCAGGGGCGGGCGCTTGATCGTGGCACCAGACCTGAGGCGGATCTCGAAGGGCCCGCCCCGCAGGGCCCCACCCGTGACGAGGTGCAGCTCACCCTCAGCGCCCTGGGCTACGAAGCCCTGGAGATCAACCGGGCCCTGAGAGCCGTGGGCGGTGCAGGCCTCGAGGCCAGCGCCGGCGCCGATGTCTGGTTGCGGGAATCCCTGCGCTGGCTCTCAAGGCCAGCGGCCTGA
- a CDS encoding Y-family DNA polymerase has protein sequence MAQAIALIDGNNFYAACEQALDPALLGRPLVVLSNNDGMVVSRSAEARRLGIAMGLPYFKLRPVLERHGVAVRSSNYALYGDMSQRLMSLLEAASEELEVYSIDEAFARLHRPAGGDLGPWARELRTRIRQDLGLPIAIGLAPTKVLAKAANRLAKSNPAQAGVLDLGAALGSGGLEDWLERVAIEDVWGIGRKLSRWCRLRGIANARQLRDMPSGELRARCGVVGVRLQLELRGVACLPLQQGVPAKQETCVSRSFSRPVEDLEDLRQAVATYVVRAAEKLRRQRQLAGALTVFARTSPFADGFYSQAASVRLSLASQDTAVLLAAALPLVGRLYRPRKRFQKAGVLLQELQGEELLQQHLLVSQSPEQQARRAALMETVDRLNGRHGRGTVQWAACGLDPLWAMKRERLSAAATTRLEHVPVVWA, from the coding sequence ATGGCCCAGGCGATTGCACTGATCGATGGCAACAACTTCTATGCCGCCTGCGAGCAGGCCCTCGATCCGGCCCTGCTGGGGCGGCCGCTGGTGGTGCTCTCCAACAACGACGGCATGGTGGTCTCCCGCAGCGCCGAGGCCCGGCGGCTGGGGATCGCCATGGGCCTGCCCTACTTCAAGCTCCGGCCCGTGCTGGAGCGCCACGGGGTGGCGGTGCGCAGCTCCAACTACGCCCTCTACGGCGACATGAGCCAGCGGCTGATGTCGCTGCTGGAGGCGGCCAGTGAGGAGCTGGAGGTGTATTCGATCGACGAGGCCTTCGCCCGGCTGCACCGCCCCGCCGGCGGTGACCTGGGTCCCTGGGCCCGGGAGCTGCGCACCCGCATCCGCCAGGACCTGGGCCTGCCGATCGCCATCGGCCTGGCCCCCACCAAGGTGCTGGCCAAGGCCGCCAACCGCCTGGCCAAAAGCAACCCCGCCCAGGCCGGCGTGCTCGACCTCGGCGCCGCTCTGGGCTCGGGGGGACTGGAGGATTGGCTGGAGCGGGTGGCGATCGAGGACGTCTGGGGCATCGGCCGCAAGCTCTCGCGCTGGTGCCGCCTGCGGGGGATCGCCAACGCCCGCCAGCTGCGGGACATGCCCAGCGGTGAACTGCGCGCCCGCTGCGGTGTGGTGGGGGTGCGGCTGCAGCTGGAGCTGCGGGGGGTGGCCTGCCTGCCGCTGCAGCAGGGCGTGCCCGCCAAGCAGGAAACCTGCGTGAGCCGCAGCTTCAGCCGACCCGTGGAGGATCTGGAGGACCTGCGCCAGGCGGTGGCCACCTACGTGGTGCGGGCGGCCGAAAAACTGCGGCGCCAGCGCCAGTTGGCCGGGGCGCTCACGGTGTTCGCCCGCACCAGCCCCTTCGCCGACGGCTTCTACAGCCAGGCCGCCAGCGTGCGCCTGTCCCTGGCCAGCCAGGACACCGCCGTGCTGCTGGCGGCCGCTCTGCCCCTGGTGGGGCGCCTCTACCGGCCCCGCAAACGTTTCCAAAAAGCAGGGGTGCTGCTGCAGGAGCTGCAGGGGGAGGAGCTGCTGCAGCAGCACCTGCTGGTGAGCCAGAGCCCGGAGCAGCAGGCCCGCCGGGCCGCGCTGATGGAGACGGTGGACCGGCTCAACGGCCGCCACGGCCGGGGCACGGTGCAATGGGCCGCCTGCGGCCTCGATCCGCTCTGGGCGATGAAGCGGGAGCGGCTTTCCGCTGCCGCCACCACCCGCCTGGAGCACGTGCCGGTGGTCTGGGCCTGA
- the rpsO gene encoding 30S ribosomal protein S15 has protein sequence MPLDTTKKQELINTHQTHGTDTGSAEVQVAMLSERITQLTGHLQQNKHDFSSRQGLLKLIGRRKRLLSYLRSISETRYGNLIKTLGIRG, from the coding sequence ATGCCGCTCGACACCACCAAAAAGCAGGAACTCATCAACACCCACCAGACCCACGGCACCGACACCGGTTCCGCGGAAGTGCAGGTGGCCATGCTGAGCGAGCGCATCACCCAGCTCACCGGGCACCTGCAGCAGAACAAGCACGATTTCTCCTCGCGCCAGGGGCTGCTCAAGCTGATCGGCCGCCGCAAGCGTCTGCTCTCCTACCTGCGCTCCATCAGCGAGACCCGCTACGGCAACCTGATCAAAACCCTCGGCATCCGGGGCTGA
- a CDS encoding DMT family transporter, with amino-acid sequence MLSSALAFSLMGVCVKAVGSRLSVAEVVLARALVSVGLSWWLLRRRNLPIWGKRKGMLILRGVIGTAALGCVYGALTQLPLASATVLQYLYPTFTALLAWAALREQLAPQLLLAMALGWLGVLVVAQPSWLTGQPSTLPLLPLLLGVAGAVLTALAYVSVRALGRSEHPLVIVFYFPLVAIPLTLPLVALQPVWPTATELLWLVGVGLFTQLGQIGLTKGLMALPAARATAMSYAQVIFAALWGWLFFAERLSGWTVLGAALVLSATLLSLGVPPAGAADRSTSSG; translated from the coding sequence ATGCTCTCCAGTGCCCTGGCCTTCAGCCTGATGGGGGTCTGCGTCAAGGCGGTGGGCAGCCGCCTGAGCGTGGCGGAGGTGGTGCTGGCCCGGGCCCTGGTCAGCGTGGGGCTGAGCTGGTGGCTGCTGCGCCGCCGCAACCTGCCGATCTGGGGCAAGCGCAAGGGGATGCTGATCCTGCGGGGCGTGATCGGCACGGCGGCCCTGGGTTGCGTCTACGGCGCCCTCACCCAGCTCCCGTTGGCCTCGGCCACGGTGCTCCAGTACCTCTACCCCACCTTCACGGCCCTGCTGGCCTGGGCCGCCCTGCGGGAGCAGCTGGCCCCACAACTGCTACTGGCCATGGCCCTGGGCTGGTTGGGGGTGCTGGTGGTGGCCCAGCCCAGCTGGCTCACCGGCCAGCCCAGCACCCTGCCGCTGCTGCCGCTGCTGCTGGGGGTGGCTGGTGCGGTGCTCACGGCCCTGGCCTACGTGAGCGTGCGTGCCCTCGGGCGCAGCGAGCACCCCTTGGTGATCGTGTTCTATTTCCCCCTGGTGGCGATCCCGCTCACCCTGCCGTTGGTGGCGCTCCAGCCGGTGTGGCCCACGGCCACGGAGCTGCTCTGGCTGGTGGGGGTGGGGCTGTTCACCCAACTGGGACAGATCGGGCTCACCAAGGGCCTGATGGCCCTGCCGGCGGCGCGGGCAACAGCGATGAGCTATGCCCAGGTGATCTTTGCGGCCCTCTGGGGCTGGCTGTTCTTCGCCGAGCGCCTCAGCGGCTGGACCGTGCTGGGAGCCGCCCTGGTGCTCTCGGCCACACTCCTCAGCCTGGGCGTTCCCCCGGCAGGGGCAGCGGATAGGTCAACCAGTTCTGGCTGA
- the dnaG gene encoding DNA primase, which produces MSLPRLHPRTIDAVKERADIVDVVGEHVVLKKKGREFVGICPFHDDTSPSMTVSPAKQFYYCFSCGAGGNAIKFLMELQRHSFSDVVLELARKYQLPVETLDGPQQERLRKQLSRQEQLHRVLGLASGWFRAQLRSPEGASALAYLKEQRGLSETTLEAFELGYAPERWDGLLNHLQQVEGFAPELLEAAGLVVPRKGQSGENGRGFYDRFRHRVMVPIRDRQGRVIGFGGRSLDGGEPKYLNSPETEVFEKGKHLFGLDRASAAIRKDDQAVVVEGYFDVIALHAAGITNAVASLGTALSSQQITQLCRCCDSRRLVLNFDTDGAGVRAAQRAIGEVEQLALQGQVELRVLQLPAGKDPDEFLKDHGAGEYRALLEQAPQWLDWQIEQALEGKDLAKAEQFQQAVQALVALLGKLPQSALRSHYLQKVAERLSGGQARVARQLEDDLRLQVKGQRWHGRAARWEQPGEIGQRERAEAELLRLYLHCGPYRGAIRRELRQRELDEFALQHHRLLWATLSEIEEDNLGAGRLEAVNRGTDPGTDLADLDLPQLLADRLLVEESALLNRLTPLLEPSELQLMGLAQPLLQLRGTTAALERQRSLKRCRHLLDAWRSQRLQTLEQCIAQLLQQEDQERGEPAAPEPPIAAALRPVGLDMESRIAAMFAELNGDALRFQELYYNERKHIGHLDQQRCAGLEEVLGQAS; this is translated from the coding sequence TTGAGCCTGCCGCGCCTCCACCCCCGCACGATCGATGCCGTCAAGGAGCGTGCTGACATCGTCGATGTGGTGGGTGAGCACGTGGTGCTCAAGAAGAAGGGGCGCGAGTTCGTGGGGATCTGCCCCTTCCACGACGACACTTCACCGTCGATGACCGTGTCACCGGCCAAGCAGTTCTACTACTGCTTCTCCTGTGGTGCCGGCGGCAACGCGATCAAGTTCCTGATGGAGCTGCAGCGCCACAGCTTCAGCGATGTGGTGCTGGAGCTGGCGCGCAAGTACCAGCTGCCGGTGGAAACCCTCGATGGCCCCCAGCAGGAGCGCCTGCGCAAGCAGCTCTCGCGCCAGGAGCAGCTGCACCGGGTGCTGGGCCTGGCCAGCGGCTGGTTCCGCGCCCAGCTGCGCAGCCCGGAGGGGGCCTCCGCCCTGGCCTACCTCAAGGAGCAGCGGGGCCTGAGCGAAACCACCCTGGAGGCCTTCGAGCTGGGCTACGCCCCCGAACGCTGGGATGGGCTGCTGAATCACCTGCAGCAGGTGGAGGGGTTCGCCCCTGAGTTGCTGGAGGCCGCCGGGCTGGTGGTGCCGCGAAAAGGCCAGTCGGGCGAGAACGGCCGTGGCTTCTACGACCGCTTCCGCCACCGGGTGATGGTGCCGATCCGCGACCGTCAGGGCCGGGTGATCGGTTTCGGTGGCCGCAGCCTCGATGGGGGCGAGCCGAAGTATCTCAATTCCCCGGAGACGGAGGTCTTCGAGAAGGGCAAACACCTGTTCGGTCTTGATCGGGCCAGCGCCGCGATCCGCAAGGACGACCAGGCTGTGGTGGTGGAGGGTTATTTCGATGTGATCGCCCTGCACGCGGCCGGGATCACCAATGCGGTGGCGTCGTTGGGCACGGCCCTCAGCAGCCAGCAGATCACCCAGCTCTGCCGCTGCTGCGACAGCCGCCGTCTGGTGCTCAATTTCGACACCGACGGGGCGGGGGTGCGGGCGGCCCAGCGGGCGATCGGCGAGGTGGAGCAGCTGGCCCTGCAGGGTCAGGTGGAGCTGCGGGTACTCCAACTCCCCGCCGGCAAGGACCCCGATGAGTTCCTCAAGGACCACGGAGCCGGGGAGTATCGCGCCCTGCTGGAGCAGGCGCCCCAGTGGCTCGACTGGCAGATCGAGCAGGCCCTTGAGGGCAAGGACCTGGCCAAGGCCGAACAGTTCCAGCAGGCGGTGCAGGCCCTGGTGGCGCTGCTGGGCAAGCTGCCCCAGAGCGCCCTCCGCAGCCACTACCTCCAGAAAGTGGCCGAACGCCTCTCCGGCGGCCAGGCCCGCGTCGCCCGCCAGCTCGAAGACGACCTGCGCCTGCAGGTGAAGGGCCAGCGCTGGCATGGCCGCGCCGCCCGCTGGGAGCAGCCCGGCGAGATCGGCCAACGGGAGCGGGCCGAGGCGGAACTGCTGCGCCTCTATCTCCACTGCGGTCCTTACCGCGGCGCGATCCGCCGCGAGCTGCGCCAGCGGGAACTCGATGAGTTCGCCCTGCAACACCACCGCCTGCTCTGGGCCACCCTCAGCGAAATCGAGGAAGACAACCTCGGCGCCGGCCGGCTGGAGGCGGTGAACCGCGGAACCGATCCCGGCACCGACCTGGCGGATCTGGATCTGCCCCAGCTTCTGGCCGACCGGCTGCTGGTGGAGGAGAGCGCCCTGCTCAACCGGCTCACCCCGCTGCTGGAGCCCAGTGAGCTCCAGCTCATGGGGCTGGCCCAACCGCTGCTGCAACTGCGCGGCACCACGGCGGCCCTGGAGCGCCAGCGCAGCCTCAAGCGTTGCCGTCACCTGCTCGATGCCTGGCGCTCCCAGCGGCTTCAGACGCTCGAGCAGTGCATCGCCCAGCTGCTGCAGCAGGAAGACCAGGAGCGCGGCGAGCCCGCTGCTCCCGAGCCACCGATCGCAGCGGCCCTCCGCCCCGTGGGCCTCGACATGGAATCCCGGATCGCCGCAATGTTCGCCGAGCTCAACGGCGATGCCCTGCGCTTTCAGGAGCTGTACTACAACGAGCGCAAGCACATCGGCCACCTCGACCAGCAACGCTGCGCCGGGCTGGAGGAAGTGCTGGGCCAGGCGAGCTGA
- a CDS encoding pentapeptide repeat-containing protein — MAVLLASLLAALLWLSPGLSAPAFAAMDYAKQVLIGQDFSHTDLREVTFNLTNLRDADFTGSDLRGASLFGAKLQDTSFRGADLRDATLDSAIFDGSDLTNAVLENAFAFNTKFRGVTIEGADFTNVPLRADALKTLCAQASGTNPVTGRATRESLGCA; from the coding sequence ATGGCCGTTCTGCTGGCCTCACTGCTCGCCGCTCTGCTCTGGCTGTCACCGGGCCTGAGCGCACCGGCCTTCGCCGCCATGGACTACGCCAAGCAGGTGCTGATCGGCCAGGATTTTTCCCACACCGACCTGCGCGAGGTGACCTTCAACCTCACCAACCTGCGCGACGCCGACTTCACAGGCTCCGATCTGCGCGGCGCCAGCCTGTTCGGGGCCAAGCTCCAGGACACCAGCTTCCGTGGCGCCGACCTGCGCGATGCCACCCTCGATTCAGCCATCTTCGATGGCAGCGATCTCACCAATGCGGTGCTGGAGAACGCCTTCGCCTTCAACACCAAGTTCCGGGGCGTGACGATCGAAGGCGCCGATTTCACCAACGTGCCCCTGCGCGCCGACGCCCTCAAGACCCTCTGCGCCCAGGCCAGCGGCACCAACCCGGTGACCGGCCGCGCCACCCGCGAGTCCCTCGGCTGCGCCTGA
- a CDS encoding YraN family protein, whose amino-acid sequence MGGNSRQRAGTWAEDWVLGLLEATGWSLVSRNWRCRWGELDLLLAKPGRLLLVEVKGRARAGPDGWGAAAIGREKRRRLARAWLSWAVEHPEWRDATLEWVAALVPLPPAVGPVRWFRLE is encoded by the coding sequence ATGGGAGGCAACAGTCGACAACGCGCGGGCACCTGGGCCGAAGACTGGGTGCTGGGGCTGTTGGAGGCCACGGGCTGGAGTCTGGTGAGCCGCAACTGGCGCTGCCGCTGGGGCGAGCTGGATCTGCTGCTGGCCAAGCCCGGCCGCCTGCTGCTGGTGGAGGTCAAGGGGCGTGCGCGCGCCGGGCCCGATGGCTGGGGCGCGGCGGCAATTGGGCGTGAGAAGCGCAGACGATTGGCCAGGGCCTGGCTCAGCTGGGCGGTGGAGCATCCCGAGTGGCGTGACGCAACGCTGGAATGGGTGGCGGCCCTGGTGCCCCTGCCACCGGCGGTGGGGCCGGTGCGCTGGTTCCGCCTGGAGTGA
- a CDS encoding PAM68 family protein produces MGRQRSAQGGTGGDPIGTKASRASTSRSPAVASARKEKAPAPQGIPQSVANRMARRIALATGLPTFMGMGVFVGSYLLVSQGRLDIPTGVTLVSSGALFLLGLVGLSYGVFSASWEEAPGSLLGFEQISLNLSRLRSNGRS; encoded by the coding sequence ATGGGACGCCAGCGGAGCGCTCAGGGCGGCACAGGCGGTGACCCCATCGGCACCAAGGCCAGCCGTGCCTCGACGTCCCGATCCCCCGCAGTGGCGTCCGCCCGGAAAGAGAAAGCCCCAGCTCCCCAGGGCATCCCCCAGTCCGTGGCCAATCGCATGGCACGCCGCATCGCCCTGGCCACCGGCCTGCCCACGTTCATGGGCATGGGCGTGTTCGTGGGCAGTTACCTGCTGGTCAGCCAGGGACGGCTCGACATCCCCACGGGCGTCACCCTGGTGAGCTCGGGGGCCCTGTTCCTGCTCGGCCTGGTGGGGCTGAGCTACGGCGTCTTCTCCGCCAGCTGGGAGGAGGCCCCCGGCAGTCTGCTGGGCTTTGAGCAGATCAGCCTGAACCTCTCGCGCCTGCGCTCAAACGGCCGCTCCTGA